Proteins encoded together in one Camelina sativa cultivar DH55 chromosome 9, Cs, whole genome shotgun sequence window:
- the LOC104715114 gene encoding putative F-box/kelch-repeat protein At3g24610: MSNSEESRPQKKRKMEESPSSSFRLSSLPDDIALNCIALTSKSDRAALSLTSKRYRSLVASSDLYKMRSLMGRTETDIYVCLGIYPLHHWYILRRRNASSCSDLIPIPGLPSEPRVGRIYAVDGRERTFYYSPSEGKWGRGKGGHLIGNRRDWCMIDNLIYCVSKKGRVYWYEPKDLDWPEGEGEDEPEGMFSHEVKGLDSLRLKLSNSYLVNFDKHSVAQWEQSKNIFSSCRRRAQTRLIDLLPGSRLTNSGPNIVLFWDVTLGLHGLELWCAEISLKRL; the protein is encoded by the exons ATGTCAAATTCCGAAGAGTCACGACcgcagaagaagaggaagatggaagAGTCTCCGTCGTCATCGTTTCGTTTATCGTCTCTACCAGATGATATAGCTCTCAACTGTATAGCTTTAACCTCCAAATCAGACCGAGCAGCTTTATCACTCACCTCCAAGAGGTATCGCTCTCTAGTAGCTTCCTCTGATCTCTACAAGATGCGATCTTTGATGGGTCGCACCGAAACAGACATCTATGTGTGCTTAGGAATCTATCCTCTTCATCATTGGTATATCCTCCGCCGTAGAAACGCATCTTCTTGCTCCGATTTGATCCCGATTCCTGGTCTTCCCTCCGAGCCTCGTGTTGGGAGG ATTTACGCTGTGGATGGAAGAGAGAGGACTTTTTACTACTCGCCGAGTGAAGGTAAATGGGGAAGAGGCAAGGGTGGTCATTTGATAGGTAACCGTAGAGATTGGTGTATGATTGATAATTTGATCTACTGTGTCAGTAAAAAAGGAAGAGTATATTGGTATGAGCCAAAGGACTTGGATTGGCCTGAAGGTGAAGGTGAAGATGAACCAGAGGGGATGTTTTCTCATGAGGTCAAGGGTTTGGACTCTCTGAGGTTGAAACTCTCTAATTCCTATCTCGTCAACTTTGATAAGCATAGTGTTGCTCAGTGGGAACAAAGTAagaacattttttcttcttgccGCCGCCGGGCTCAGACTCGCCTCATAGACTTACTTCCGGGGTCCAGACTCACTAACTCTGGTCCCAACATTGTGCTCTTTTGGGATGTTACGTTGGGGTTACATGGTCTTGAGCTTTGGTGTGCGGAGATCTCCTTAAAGAGACTATGA